The window CCACCTTGGCTTTTTTTGATTCTCCGTAAAGAAGCGATCTCTTTTGTTGCCTATATATATTGTAGCACACCCCGACGCATCGTCAAGGCGGGACTCCTGTTTAGTTAGGCATGTTATAATATTGTAACAGAAAATGCTCCACGAGGGGAGGCGAACCACAATGTGCGACGGTGCTTACTGGCTCTTCAACAGGAATCTAAAGGAAATAGAAAAGATCGAGCGCGAGATGGCAAAGGAAAAAGCCGAACATGACAAGTGGTTCAAAAGGCTTCCTCTCGAAAGACGACAAGCATTGGAGAGAATGATCTGGTGGGACAATGTCATAGTCATTAGCGTTCTCTTTGGGCCTCTGGTCGTGTTCTTTCTTATGAATTAAAACTAACAACAGAGAATGCCGCTATATATACGCTATATATAATTGTACAGTTGTCGCAACTCCATTCCTGGCAGCAGGAGGGAGGTGATTCTGTATGCACGCGGTACTAATCTCTTTCACAATCTCTGTTGTCGCGGGTGCCGTCGCAAATTACATCTGCAGGTGGCTCAACAGAGAAGAATAGGCGGGAAAAGAAAAAGCCCTGCAAATCTAGTGATTGCAAGGCTTGTTATTTTCTGGTGGAGATAAGCGGGTTCGAACCGCTGACCTCTTGAATGCCATTCAAGCGCTCTCCCAACTGAGCTATACCCCCAAAAGACAAAAGGAATTATACTGACTTCCGGCGGCGATGTCAAGAAAATCTTTTCATCTCGCGCCGCGGATTTTTTACCGCACGTTTAGCTTAAGTTTCACATTAGCGGGGAGCACCTTGAGTTCCGTGAGCCGGAGGCGGAGATATTCCTTTTCGTAGAGTTCGAGAATGCCGGTTGCATCGACCCAAACGCCGGGGCGGGGGTAGGGCTTGTCCCATTTCACCTCAAAGCCGGGGTTGAGGTCCGAGCCGCAGCAGCCGGGGCCCCGGCGCGTTACGGAGTAGAAGGTCTCTCCAGTCTCGTCGTCGGTGTATTTTTCAAATATGCCCTGCAGCCGTATTTTTTTGCCGATGTAGTCTTCGGCGTTGAGGTATATTTCGTTGGTCAGCGATACGAAGACCCGTTCTTTTATCTCGATCACCTTTTCCGCTGCGGAGAGCGGCGCGGCGCAGAGGACCAGCAGGCAGAGCGCCGCAGAGAGAGGCCGTCTCATCTCAGCCTGCCCGCCGCGGTAAAGATGAGGAAGAAGGCGAGGTTTACGAGCACGATGCTTGCGCCCGCCGGCATGCTTGCCGTGTACGAGAGCACCAGCCCGACGAGGAACGAGGAGAGCGAGACGGAGGCGGCGGAGAAGACCACGCCGCGGAAGCTCTTGAAGAAGCGCATTGAGGTAACGGCGGGGAATATTATCAGCCCGGAGATTAGCAGCGCCCCCATCAGCCTCATGCCGACGGCGATCGTCACACCCGTGAGCACGGCGATCACGATGTTGCAGAGGCCCGCCTCCACGCCGGTGGCCCTTGCGAAGTCCTCATCGAAGGTGACGGCGAAGATTCTGTTGTAGCAGAGGAGAAATAGCAGCAGCACTCCCGCCGAGGACGCTATGCTGAGCCGGACGTCGCTCTTGCTCATCGCGAGGATGCTGCCGAACATATAGTTGCAGATATCGGTGTTGATACCGCCGGAGAGCGATATCGCCGTCACCCCTGCCGCGAGCGAGCTGACCGATATCAGTCCGATCGCGGCGTCGCCTTTGATGCCGCTGCCGTCCGTCAGCCTCAGGAGCAGCACCGCCGCCGCGACGACCACGGGAATGGTGATCCCCAGCGGCGAGGCTCCCATCGCCACCGCCGCCGCGAGGGCCCCGAAGCCCACATGCGACAGGCCGTCGCCGATCATCGAGTAGCGTTTGAGGACGAGGCTGACTCCCAGCAGCGCGGAGCAGAGCGAGACCATGAGCCCGACGGAGGCGGCGCGCACGAGGAATTGGTAGGAGAGCATCTCCGCGATAAGGTCAAGCATTGGCGCCGCTCCCCGCGCCGGGGCTGGGCCAGCCCGCGCTCTCTCCGAAATATTTCTGCCCGCCGCTGAGTTCAAGTATGTGGCTGGCCAGGGAGGGGACGCGCGCGAGATCGTGCGTCACCATGATGACGGTGGCCTTTTCGTTGGCGTTTATCTCACGCAGCAGCGCGTACATACTTTCCGCCGCCTCCGCGTCAAGTCCCGTCGCCGGTTCGTCGAGCAGCAGCAGGCCGCCGGAGGCGCAGAGGGCGCGCGCCAGCAGCGTCCTCTGCTGCTGGCCGCCCGAAAGTTCGCGAAAGGCCCTTGTACGCAGCTCCCAGATGCCGGCCAGCCGGAGGTTTTTCTCTGCCTCCCGGTGGTCGCGCCGGTCGTAAAATGGGCGCAGGCCGATGTGGGCAAGCCTTCCTGAGATGACGATCTCGTAGACGGTGGCGGGAAAGTCGTTACGTGCCTCCCTCTGCTGCGGCAGATAGCCGATGTCTCTTTTTTTAAGGCCGCCGCCAAGGCGTATCGATCCTGACGAGGGCTTTATCAGACCGAGCAGCGCCTTTATCAGGGTGCTTTTTCCAGAGCCGTTTTCACCGACCACCGCGAGAAAGGCGCCCGCGGGCAGCTCAAAATTGATGTCGGAGAGCGCCTCTCTGCCGCCGTAGGTCACGCTGAGCCCACTGCATACAAAGGCCGCCATTTTAGTTGAGCGCCTCCTTGATGTTCTCGAGGTTTTTCCTCATCAGCTTGACATAGGTGGCGCCGCTTTCAAATTCTTCGCGGGAGATATTGTGACAGGCGTGCAGAAGCATCTTCCTGGCTCCCGTCTCGCGGCAGATGGCGTCGGCGGTCTTCTCGTTGGACATCTCAATATGGAACACGACGGGGATCTTCTCATCTTTCACCTTATTTATGAGGTAGGCGATAGTCGCGGCGCTGGCCTCGCTCTCCGCGGCGCAGCCGGGGAAGGCCGCCGAGTATTTCAGGCCGTATTCGTCGGTCAGATAGCGGAAGGGGAAGCGGTCGCCGAAGATCAGGCGGTGCCGCCGGACGTTGGAGACTGCCTGGCGGAAGTCCTTGTCCAGCCTGTCCAGCTCCGCGATGTATGCTTTGGCGTTCCCCTCATAGGCGGAGCGGTTCTGCGGATCTATGAGGATGAGCTTGTCCATGATCGCGGCCGTCATCTTTTCGGCGTTGCGCGGCGAGGTCCATATATGTTCGTCGTATTCGACTTCGTTGTCATGGTCATGGCCGTGCCTGTCCTTATCCTCCGCCCCGTGGGTATGCTCCTCTTCCTTGCCGTGGTCGTGCTCCTCCGCCTGCATGCCCTCCGCCAGCTCCTCCTCCACGGGGGATACGCAGCCGATAAGTTTCAGCACCTGGGGCCGGTGCTCATTGTCTATAGAGTCGAGTATCTTATCCGCCCATATGTCGTTCTCCCCTCCGATATAGATGAAGAGGTCACAGTTCTGGATGTTGACGATGTCCTGCGGCGTGGGGGCGTAGGAATGGCTCTCCATGCCGGGCTTGAGCAGCATAGTGAGCTCTATTTTATCGCCGCCGACCGCGCGCGCAAAGTCATATTGCGGGAATATCGTTGTGATGACCTTGGGTTTTGATGTGTCCTCCGAGGCCGTGACCGCCGTTTTATTTCCCGGAGATATATAAATGAGGGCGGCGGCTATGAGCAGGACGGCCGCGCATGCCGATATCAAGAGATATTTTTTCATAACAGGGTGTTACCTCCATAATTTCTAGTATTTTTATCTTTGCCTGGGGTATGGAGGGCACCCTATTTATTCATCTCCGTCTTGAGAGCGGTGAGGGTGCGGACGGGGAAACATTGTGACTGCAATGGCAGGGGAAGGCAGATATATCCCTCAAGAATCTCCGCGCCGTCCTGCGGAGCGGGCAGCGGGGCAGTGCCGTCCGTCTGGTACCTGCTTATCGAGAGGCAGACGGGGCAGTCTGCGCCGGTGCAGAGGTGACCGGCGCGGTGCAGCGGAAGCGCCGCAAGCAGAAAGAGGATGGCGAGGGAGAGCAGCAGCGCCGTAAGGCGCGGCGCGCGGCAGGTCATATTTCTTCCCCGCCTTCGTCAGGGGTACAGCCGCAGTAGCCGTAGATCACAGTCTTTGACGGATCGAGCCGGAAGGCATGGTCCTCAAGCAGATGTTCCGAGAAGCTCTGTGCCGTGGAGCAGTCAAGGTGGGTCAGCCTGCCGCATTTGAGACATTTCAGATGCAGGTGGAGATGGCAGCTTTCGCCGCAGAGGCGGTAGGAGGCCGACTCCCCCTTCTCCGAGAGATATTTCAGCGCCTCGCCGTCGGCCGCCATCTTCTCAAGCTGGCGATAGACAGTCGTCCGTCCGATGTGATGTCCCTCTTCGTTGAGAAGTTCGCAGAGGCTGTCGACGGTGTAGCAGCGTGAGGGATTATTGAGAAGAACCTCACGCACGGACTCGTGGTGTTTGGTTTTGTATCTGCCGCGTTCCGTCATCAGTTTCGCTCCTTAAACTGCAATCTGTTTTCAATTTTATATCATAACGCGGCTGATCGCGCAAGAAGTATTTATGGCGCGCGCGGTTTTGCGCCGTCGCGAGGCGGCGGACTACCGGCGGGAATTTTCCCCTCCTCATAAAATCGCCACATATTTTTGATACAAAAGATAGGAGATATCGGACGCGGCGGAACGGAAAATACTGCGGAGACATCCGCTGATAAGTGGTATAAAATATGCAGATGCCCGCGAAGTATCGCGCCTCGGCATGATAAACCGGGAAATGGAGACACAACAGATAAAATATGAGAAAAGGTAAATTTGAAAAAATTAGAAACAAGACGCTGGTCGGGCTGGCCGTGGTTTTTGCCCTTCCTCTGATCGCCTTCGCCGCGGCTCCGGCCGCCGCGCTGACGGCGGCCGAGGTGAAACCGGCGATATTCAAGGCGCTGGGCCATGAGGTGCCGCAGAAGCAGCTTTCGGCCCCCGCGGGGGAGCTGACGCGCGCCGACGCGCTGCGCCTATCTCTGGAGTCGATGGGCTGGGGCTTCGTCATCAAGGCCGTGGACCAGATCGGTATTCTTCCCGAATGGCCGGAGGTGGAGGGGGTATCCTATATCGCCTCGACGATGAACCCGCTGCCGCCGGAGGCTGTGCGGGCCGACCTCTCCGCGCCGGTGACCTCCGACGACGTAGCGCAGATATCTGTGTGGCTCAAGGAGTGCCGGAAGGAGGCGCGCTGGAAGGCCTCCTTTGCCTGGGAGGGCACGGAGCTGATTATGATAAAGCACGGGGTGGGCGATCCCGTGGGCCCCGCGACGGGAGACATGAAGAAGGGCGTCAACGAACCGCTCTTCGCCGCGGTGCTGGCCGTTGATATGAAAGACATCCCCTGCCAGATCGCCACCGCGGTGATGGTGGGGGCCAACAAGGCCCCGCTGGCGACGATCGCGGGAGAGAACTACGGCGTGATCGGCGGCATCAACGGCGGATACTTCGCGGGGGCGAAGCCGATCGGAGTGCTGCGCCGCCAGGGCTATACGGATAACGCGAAATTCTGGCCGAACCGTTCGGCCTTTGGCTGGAACGAGAGCGGCGAGTATGTCTTTATCGACGGCAAGGAGACGGCGAGCATCGCCGGCGACCACAGCTTCGATAAATTCACGGAGGTGCTGCAGGCGGGGCCGCTGCTGGTGAAGAACGGGACGCCGTCGGAGAATACGGAGAAGATCCAGCCCAACGTCCTCGACTTCCGCCATCCGCGCACCTTCGTGGGAACGGACGGGCGGCGCGTTCTCTGGGGCGTCGTTGACGGACGCGACAATATGCACAGCGTGGGGATGACGATCGAGGAGCTGCGGCGTCTCTGCGGCTGGCTATCGCTGAAGACGGCGCTCAACCTTGACGGCGGCGGCTCAAGCTCCCTTTGGTGGCGCGGCATGACCTTTACGCTGCCGAGCAACGCGAGCGACAGAGAACGTCCCATCCCCTATGCTATACTTATGTTTGAACCGGGCGCGGGCGTGCGTCAATAGATTTTTGCGCAATAAAGGCTTTGCCCGTTGCTAATATTCCCCATAGGCTGTTAAACTATTGAATAAAATCAAAATGTCTGAGTAATTGACAAAAAACGAGGGTAAAGAGATGGCAGAGAAGAGATACGCATTAGATCTGGATAACAGCGAGTGGAAGGAATATATCGAGAAGGGGCTGGAGGAGCCGAAGTTCCGCGCCGACCAGATATGCCAGTGGCTCTGGCAGAAACACACCGACGATACGGAGGAGATGACCAATCTCTCCAAGCCGCTGCGCGAGAAGCTCGCGGAGAAGATGGACTTCGCCTACCCGACGCTTGCGCGCGAACAGCGTTCACAGGACGGGACACGGAAATTCTTATGGCAGCTGCGGGACGGCGAATCTGTCGAATCCGTGCTGATGAAGTACAGCGACCGCCTTACAGCCTGCATTTCGACACAGGTCGGCTGTCCGCTGCAGTGCACCTTCTGCGCCACGGGGCTCTCGGGCTTCGTGCGCAATTTGAGCGCGGGAGAGATCGCGGGACAGGTGCTCGCGATCGAAAAGCATATCGGGCGCGAGGTGAACAATGTCGTCTACATGGGCATGGGAGAGCCCTTCCTGAATACGGATGCCGTTCTCAAATCTGTGCGTATGCTGAACGACCCTAAGCTGCGCAGCCTCGGTATCCGCCATATCACAATATCGACCTCCGGGGTGATCCCGGGGATCAAAGCGCTCGCGGCCTCAGGCCTCGGCGTCCGTCTCGCGGTCTCGCTGCACGCCGCCGACGACGAACTGCGCAGCTTCCTGATGCCGGTGAACCAGACCTATCCGGCCGCTGATCTGCGCCGCGCGATGCAGGAATACCAGGAGTCTACGGGCGACCGGGTGACGATAGAATACGCCCTCTTCGGAGGGGTTAACGACAGCGTGGAGAGGGCGCGCGAGCTGGTGCGCTTCCTCAAGGGGATACATGTATTTGTCAACCTCATTCCCTTCAACGCCGTCGACGGACGTTACGAAAAACCGAAGGCCGAGGACGTGCTGCGTTTCCGCAACATCCTTCAGACCGCCGGTTTCGAGACGGAGATCCGTTCCGAACAGGGCGCGGATATAGACGCTGCCTGCGGGCAGCTGCGCCGCAAAACGGTAGGCGGCGGCTCCGCGCCGCTTGAAGCTCCGGCCTATTCGCTTACGAAGGCTGACATGACGCCGGAGAAGAGGCGCGAGCGGCCTGCGGCGGCCGCCGCCGATCCGCGGAAAGAGGGCTTGCCGCGCAGAGAGGCGTCAAAAAAAACACCTTTAAAGCCCTCGGGAGGCTTTGTCGCGGAGCGCGGCAAGCGCCGGAAGAGCGACCGCGATCCGCAGGAGCGCTACCGCAGCGGTAAGATGAAAGAGGCCCGCCCCAGCTACAGAGGCGACGGCGAAGAGACGCCGCGTTCATTGCGGCGCGACGCCCGTCCGGAACGCGAACCCATTCAGAAGCAGGAGGCCTTTCCGAAGAAGAGCTCCGATGAAAAACGCGGCGGGGATAAAAAAGAGCTTCGCGGTGCTGCCGCCGGGAGAACCGCGGGCAAAAAAACATCCGCCAGAACCAAAAGAGGCTCGGACAACAAACCGCAGGGAGCCTTCAGTAAGTTCTACGGCGCCTCCGGCGGGAAGGCCAAGCGGAGCAAAAAATCATAGAACACGGGGGATATAGATGAGATTTCTCTTATTTCTGCTGATCGGAACGCTGATCTTCGGCTTTGCCTTCCCGGCGATGATATTCATCATCGGATTTATCGGCCTGCTGATCTGCGCGGTGATCGTATATAAATTCCTTACGGGGGGACAGTCGTTCCGCGTCTATACCTCGCGTGACTTCTCGCCTCCGGAGGACGAAGGCCCCTCTTCCCGCCGGATGGTATATACCGAGGATGACCCGGAGGTCGTGAGCCACGGGCGGCGGAATCCCGACGCCGTGAATGTCGCGGCGGACGAAGAGGAGATAGAGGAGGCCAGCGAGATCATAGAGCTCCCGGCCACCGCGCTCCGAAAGGACGACGAATCAGAAGAGACGGTGAAATAGCGCCCGCCCAATAAAAACGTAACGCGCGCCCGCGAAGGGGAGTCCCCTTTGACGGGCGTATTTTATTGCTTTTCTTCTTTTTTTGAGGAGAGATACTTTTTGAATCTGATGAACTGCATGGCCTCTTCGCGCTCACGCGGCTCCAACGTGTGAAAAAGATCCATCAGCGCCTCGTCCTGCGACGGCACCGCCACCTTCGTATGAAACTGGTCCTCAGGGAGGATATAGGTGGGAACGATGATAAGCGGTCCCGGTTTGTCTACCTCCCCGAGCAAGAAAGAGATCGTCGTCTCCAGGGCGTCGGCGATCCTCCTGGTTGTGGCAAAGTCAGGCTCACGGTCGCCGTTTTCCCAGCGGGTCACAGTCGCGGGCGTGACGCAGAGCATTTCGGCCAGCTTGGCGCGGGACATATTTTTACGTTTTCGTGCAGTTTTCAGCCGCTCGTTGAATATTTCCATAGTTCGATTATTCCAGAATGGTACTTATAAGGCAAAGAACTGTTCGGAACACTAAATTATTCCTAACTGGAATATTGAGCCGTAAAGCTCATTGAAATTCCGTGGTGGAATCGATACTATTTTATAGGATATAGTGTGGTTACATCACTGCCAGAGGGATAAGACAGATGTTGACATAGGTATTTTGCCCTATACCATAATGGTATCAATCTGGAATCCGTGGAAGAGGTATCGGCATGTGTACATTGGATGCTAAAGATTTCGTCAGCGAGCTTATGAGAGCCCCGGAGAGGCTGGTTAAAATTTCCCAGATGCCTGAAGAGGAGCGCCGCGGCGCTATCAGGGCTCTAGGCTACGGCTTTACCTCCCGTGAGCTTGACGACTATATCTGTTATTACGCTGATATGCTGCGCGATGATTTATATCTTGGCGAGGGAGATTTCCGCGACATCATTATGAAAAAATGGGGCAACTGTCTCGAGTAGAGCCGCCCCGCCGTGAATAGGCGAAGCTGATATGGTAAATAAGGTTCGGTATATTAAGTGCTGGACCTTTTTGTCTGCCCGGAGCGCCGTTCAAAGTCAGCCCCGCGTCACGAAAATATTATATGTTATAATATCGGTTAGCAAAAGCTAACTTATATGCGCGAAAGGGATGGAACTCATGCTCAAAGCCTTATTCAAAAATTGCGGCAAACCGCAGGGCGGTCTGGGAAAATTGCTGCTGTACGGCATGAATATCGGACACGGCACGCTATCCGAGTGGGGGCTGTCGCAGATCAAGATACCCGCCGCGGCAAATGTGCTCGATATCGGCTGCGGCGGCGGTGCCAACCTGCGGCGGCTGGCGAAGAGAGCCTCTCGCGGTCTCGTTTGCGGCATAGACATCTCCGAATGTAGCCTTGAATGTAGCCGTAAGAAGGTCAGCGAATATATCCTTGATGGAAGGTGTCAGGTCAAGTACGGCAGCGCCGAAAAGATTCCCTTCCCCGACGGCCTCTTCGACGTGGTCACGGCCTTTGAGACGGTCTATTTTTGGAAAGATATGGAGTCGGCCCTGCGTGAGGTGGGGCGCGTCCTGAAAGAGGGCGGGCTTTTTCTGGTGGTGAACGAGGCGAGCGACGCGCAAAACAACTGCTGGTCGGATATAGTCGACGGCATGACCGTCCTCGGCGGGGACGAGCTGCGGGCGTTGTTCGAGGAGGCCGGTTTCAGCGCGGCAGAGGTCGTCAGTGAAGACGACGGGCGCATCTGCGTCATCGGTGCTAAATAGGGATTTGCTGAAAGAGGGGAGCGCCGCACGGCCCTTTTTACTTTTCCGACCAGCGCCGGGCGGCGCGAACGTCGACCGTGGTAGGAACGTCAGGAAGGATGGCGCGCGCCGCCTCCTCCATCGCCCGCTTCAGCAGGCCGCCGCAGTTGGCGGCGCTCTCCCGCGGGCATTCCACAATCACCTCGTCATGGATGGTGGCTACGATGAAGGCCTCGCTCCCCGCCAGCTCGGCCGCCAGCCGCCCAAGCGCCAGCTTGAGAATATCGGCGGCCGTCCCTTGTACCGGCGCGTTGCTGTGGGCCGGCAGGCCGTACCATTGCGGAAAAGAATATCTCCGCCCGGTTAGCGTCCTGCCCTCGGGGCAGCGGCGGCGGCTGAGCGAAGCGTGCCACTCCCTGATGGAGGGATAGGCCTCGAA is drawn from Cloacibacillus porcorum and contains these coding sequences:
- a CDS encoding TIGR03943 family putative permease subunit, with amino-acid sequence MRRPLSAALCLLVLCAAPLSAAEKVIEIKERVFVSLTNEIYLNAEDYIGKKIRLQGIFEKYTDDETGETFYSVTRRGPGCCGSDLNPGFEVKWDKPYPRPGVWVDATGILELYEKEYLRLRLTELKVLPANVKLKLNVR
- a CDS encoding metal ABC transporter permease; translated protein: MLDLIAEMLSYQFLVRAASVGLMVSLCSALLGVSLVLKRYSMIGDGLSHVGFGALAAAVAMGASPLGITIPVVVAAAVLLLRLTDGSGIKGDAAIGLISVSSLAAGVTAISLSGGINTDICNYMFGSILAMSKSDVRLSIASSAGVLLLFLLCYNRIFAVTFDEDFARATGVEAGLCNIVIAVLTGVTIAVGMRLMGALLISGLIIFPAVTSMRFFKSFRGVVFSAASVSLSSFLVGLVLSYTASMPAGASIVLVNLAFFLIFTAAGRLR
- a CDS encoding metal ABC transporter ATP-binding protein; amino-acid sequence: MAAFVCSGLSVTYGGREALSDINFELPAGAFLAVVGENGSGKSTLIKALLGLIKPSSGSIRLGGGLKKRDIGYLPQQREARNDFPATVYEIVISGRLAHIGLRPFYDRRDHREAEKNLRLAGIWELRTRAFRELSGGQQQRTLLARALCASGGLLLLDEPATGLDAEAAESMYALLREINANEKATVIMVTHDLARVPSLASHILELSGGQKYFGESAGWPSPGAGSGANA
- a CDS encoding metal ABC transporter substrate-binding protein yields the protein MKKYLLISACAAVLLIAAALIYISPGNKTAVTASEDTSKPKVITTIFPQYDFARAVGGDKIELTMLLKPGMESHSYAPTPQDIVNIQNCDLFIYIGGENDIWADKILDSIDNEHRPQVLKLIGCVSPVEEELAEGMQAEEHDHGKEEEHTHGAEDKDRHGHDHDNEVEYDEHIWTSPRNAEKMTAAIMDKLILIDPQNRSAYEGNAKAYIAELDRLDKDFRQAVSNVRRHRLIFGDRFPFRYLTDEYGLKYSAAFPGCAAESEASAATIAYLINKVKDEKIPVVFHIEMSNEKTADAICRETGARKMLLHACHNISREEFESGATYVKLMRKNLENIKEALN
- a CDS encoding Fur family transcriptional regulator produces the protein MTERGRYKTKHHESVREVLLNNPSRCYTVDSLCELLNEEGHHIGRTTVYRQLEKMAADGEALKYLSEKGESASYRLCGESCHLHLHLKCLKCGRLTHLDCSTAQSFSEHLLEDHAFRLDPSKTVIYGYCGCTPDEGGEEI
- a CDS encoding phosphodiester glycosidase family protein — translated: MRKGKFEKIRNKTLVGLAVVFALPLIAFAAAPAAALTAAEVKPAIFKALGHEVPQKQLSAPAGELTRADALRLSLESMGWGFVIKAVDQIGILPEWPEVEGVSYIASTMNPLPPEAVRADLSAPVTSDDVAQISVWLKECRKEARWKASFAWEGTELIMIKHGVGDPVGPATGDMKKGVNEPLFAAVLAVDMKDIPCQIATAVMVGANKAPLATIAGENYGVIGGINGGYFAGAKPIGVLRRQGYTDNAKFWPNRSAFGWNESGEYVFIDGKETASIAGDHSFDKFTEVLQAGPLLVKNGTPSENTEKIQPNVLDFRHPRTFVGTDGRRVLWGVVDGRDNMHSVGMTIEELRRLCGWLSLKTALNLDGGGSSSLWWRGMTFTLPSNASDRERPIPYAILMFEPGAGVRQ
- the rlmN gene encoding 23S rRNA (adenine(2503)-C(2))-methyltransferase RlmN, giving the protein MAEKRYALDLDNSEWKEYIEKGLEEPKFRADQICQWLWQKHTDDTEEMTNLSKPLREKLAEKMDFAYPTLAREQRSQDGTRKFLWQLRDGESVESVLMKYSDRLTACISTQVGCPLQCTFCATGLSGFVRNLSAGEIAGQVLAIEKHIGREVNNVVYMGMGEPFLNTDAVLKSVRMLNDPKLRSLGIRHITISTSGVIPGIKALAASGLGVRLAVSLHAADDELRSFLMPVNQTYPAADLRRAMQEYQESTGDRVTIEYALFGGVNDSVERARELVRFLKGIHVFVNLIPFNAVDGRYEKPKAEDVLRFRNILQTAGFETEIRSEQGADIDAACGQLRRKTVGGGSAPLEAPAYSLTKADMTPEKRRERPAAAAADPRKEGLPRREASKKTPLKPSGGFVAERGKRRKSDRDPQERYRSGKMKEARPSYRGDGEETPRSLRRDARPEREPIQKQEAFPKKSSDEKRGGDKKELRGAAAGRTAGKKTSARTKRGSDNKPQGAFSKFYGASGGKAKRSKKS
- a CDS encoding helix-turn-helix domain-containing protein, which produces MEIFNERLKTARKRKNMSRAKLAEMLCVTPATVTRWENGDREPDFATTRRIADALETTISFLLGEVDKPGPLIIVPTYILPEDQFHTKVAVPSQDEALMDLFHTLEPREREEAMQFIRFKKYLSSKKEEKQ
- a CDS encoding class I SAM-dependent methyltransferase; translated protein: MLKALFKNCGKPQGGLGKLLLYGMNIGHGTLSEWGLSQIKIPAAANVLDIGCGGGANLRRLAKRASRGLVCGIDISECSLECSRKKVSEYILDGRCQVKYGSAEKIPFPDGLFDVVTAFETVYFWKDMESALREVGRVLKEGGLFLVVNEASDAQNNCWSDIVDGMTVLGGDELRALFEEAGFSAAEVVSEDDGRICVIGAK